ATTCGTCGCATACTTGCATGGCTTCGGGAGGAGCAGACGAGTGATTCTTCATCAATTACGGCTGAGATAAATTTTGAACGGCTTCAGCGCGTCATAAAGCATCGAATAAAAAACAAATCGCTTTTTTCTGAAGCGCTTTCCCATCGTTCATACATTAACAAGCCGGAAAACGGAACGTTGGTTTCCAATGAACGATTAGAATTTCTTGGAGATTCTGTTTTGAACATGGTTGTGGGAGAATATCTCTTCCATCGTCACGCATCTTTGCCGGAAGGCGACCTTACAAAAATGCGCTCTCGGCTTGTGAACAGAAAGGCGCTTTCCGCCTATGCCGGTTTGATTGACTTACAGGAATTTATCCTGATTGGAGCGAGTATTCCTCGTTCTGTAGAGCGCGGGTTGGAAAAAATTCTTGCCGACGCATACGAAGCGCTCGTCGCCGCTATCTATCTCGATGGTGGGTTTCGGGCGGCAGAACAATTTGTGCAACGACAAATGGTAGCGGCAGTCGAACAACGATTGGTTGTTACTGAAGATGCTAATTTCAAGAGCCAGTTGCTTGAATATTCACAGGCAGAAAGTCTTTCTATTCCCCGCTATGTTACCATCAAAGAGGATGGACCCGACCACGACAGAGTATTCACAGTTGAAGTCTATCTCGGCGATGAACCGTATGGTGTCGGGATGGGAAAAAACAAAAAAGATGCAGAACAAGCTGCGGCAGAAAAAGCGTTACAAAAATTTCAACTCGTTTAGTCTTCATCTCATCATCAAAGAATAACAATTGATGAGAACTCTTCTTTTCATATTTTTATTTTTCTTTTTTGTTGAATTTATTTCGGCGCAAATTGATGTTGCTGAGGATTCAACCACATACACGTTTCCGGATTCTTCATTCCGACTTGGTGAAGTGAGCGTATTCGGAAATGAAGATACCAAATCGTTTGTCATACTCCGCGAAATGACAATAAAGCAAGATTCACTTATCACACACGAAGGTGTTGAATATGACCGGAACAGAATTTACAGTTTGGGATTATTCAATAAAGTGGAAATGGAAGTCGAACCGGTTTCCGCCGTAAAAGCGAATCTCAACATTACTGTTCATGAGCGATGGTTTATTTATCCGTATCCGATTTTCGGGTTGAGGGACCGTGATTGGAGTAAGATTTATTACGGTGCGGGATTAGCCCATACTAATTTTCGAGGACGAAACGAAAAAGTATTTGGTTCGTTCGCACTCGGTTATGACCCTTGGGTTGCGTTATCATATCGAAATCCGTTTTTAGAAGAAAGCGGAACACACTTTTTGGAAGGTAGACTTGTCTATAATAAAGTGAGAAACAAAAGCGTCCAGTTGCAACAGCAACATGGTGATTTCGATGAACAACATTTTTTATTTTCGGCAACAGTAGGAAAAAGATTGGGTACTATGCACACGGTTTGGGTGAATCTCGGCTATCGAATAGTTGATATCCCGGAAAATTTGTTTTCCGGAAATCAATCAGGGAAAAACAGGTTTTTACAGGGAAGCGTTGGATATACTTATGATACAAGAGATTTGCATGAATATCCCGGTTTCGGAACATACACCGGAATAAGCATAACGAAGTTCGGCGTGCCTTCCACGACGATAGATTTTACACATTTCAATGCAGATTATCGCCGGTACATTCCGTTGAGTTCTGAGTTTGTTTTAACAGCGCGTGCATTCGGTGTTCTCACGGCAGGCGATGAGAAGCCCGTTTACGAACATGTTTACTTCGGTTATGGTGAACGGCTCCGGGGACATTTCAGAGAAGTAATAGAAGGGGAAAACCTGTTCGGCGTTTCCACGGAATTGCATTACACAGTATTGGAACCCACGTATATCAAAGCAGAATTTCTTCCAAAAGAATTTTCATTGTGGCGATTCGGAATCACTGCCGCCGCGTTTGCCGATGCAGGAACTGTATGGTTTCGCGAACAACCAGCTGTGCCAACACCGTTGCCGAGCGGGTATGGAGCCGGGTTGCATTTTCTCTTGCCATACAGTTTTGTTGTACGAACAGAAATTGCGTGGAATGAATTCGGGAAGAGTGAATTCATTATTGATTTAGGAGCGTCGTTCTGAATGTCGTTAGATTATTTTTATTCACCAAAAAAAAATATCTCAGGCGATACTGTACATATTGAGGGAGATGAATTTTTACATCTCGCTCATGTTATGCGAAAAAGGGAAGGAGAAAGAGTGCGTGTTGTGGATGGAGAAGGAACTGCTTATGATGTTGAACTTACAAATCTGACAAAGAAAGTTGCAGAAGGAAGGATTCTTGAAACGTTCCAAAATCATAATGAGTCTGAATGTTCCATAACGCTCGCTGTTAGTATTTTGAAAAACCCTTCGCGTTTTGATTTTCTTATAGAGAAAGTAACGGAGCTTGGGGTGAAGGATATTATTCCACTTCACACCGAACGAACAATACCTTCACATGCAAAGGTTGAGCGTTGGCAGAAACTTGCACTTGCAGCAATGAAGCAATCATGTCGCTCTTATCTTCCTAAGGTACGCAGCTTGGCAACTTTGGACGCACTTGCTGTTACCGATGTACATTATGAACAGAAAATTTTCTGTCATGAAAAATCGGATGAGAGATTTTTTAATATCGAACATGGAGGAAAACAAAATACATCCGTTCTTCTATTAATCGGACCGGAAGGTGGTTTCAGCGAGGAAGAAGTCACGAAGCTTTTGGAGAGAAGATTCAGAGTTGTAAGTCTCGGGGAAAGAAGGTTGCGAACGGAGACTGCCGCTATCGTTGCAGTTTCATTATTTACCGTTCCCAACAAATAAATTTGAAAATATTTTTTCTTTTTACAGACTCACAAAAAAAATATTTTTAATATTCTCTCTTATAGTTTGAGTGTAATTTATCGGGACGGTTTTATCCCTTGAATTTGTTGGAGTTGCGGATGGCGAATTCAAGGTTTTTCTTATCTGACATAATCAAAAATATATTTTAAGTTACATCTGAAATTCTTGACAAATTCAAGAATTAGTCTATATTTACAAGAACTTTGTGGGTAAATATGGGAATTTATGTCAATAAATGTTATTATTCCACAGGGTTTTGGTAAATTATGTCATCATTCAAAGGAACATATCAATATTCTGTTGACGCAAAAGGTCGAATCAGTCTTCCAATGAAATTGAAGAAGAATGTTTCACCTCAAGCGGATAACTCGTTTGTGATTACTCGCGGGAAAAAGCAATGTCTCTTTCTTTATCCACAGGATGAATGGGACAAGATCGAAACCGAGTATCGTAAACTGAACAGTTATGTTGATGATGATGATAATTTTCTGCACTTGCTGTATGAGTGTGCAGAAGATGTATCGCTTGATTCACAATCTCGAATAATGATTCCGCCATCGCTCCGCGAATTTGCTAACATTCAATCCGATGTTCACGTTATCGGACTGTTATCAAAAATCGAGATATGGAACCCGCAACTGTATGTGGAATATAAGAAAAGTATTCCGGAATCGTATGAACAGATTGCGACAAAAGTTATGACTTCAAAGGGATAAGG
This genomic window from Ignavibacteriota bacterium contains:
- a CDS encoding 16S rRNA (uracil(1498)-N(3))-methyltransferase yields the protein MSLDYFYSPKKNISGDTVHIEGDEFLHLAHVMRKREGERVRVVDGEGTAYDVELTNLTKKVAEGRILETFQNHNESECSITLAVSILKNPSRFDFLIEKVTELGVKDIIPLHTERTIPSHAKVERWQKLALAAMKQSCRSYLPKVRSLATLDALAVTDVHYEQKIFCHEKSDERFFNIEHGGKQNTSVLLLIGPEGGFSEEEVTKLLERRFRVVSLGERRLRTETAAIVAVSLFTVPNK
- the mraZ gene encoding division/cell wall cluster transcriptional repressor MraZ, producing the protein MSSFKGTYQYSVDAKGRISLPMKLKKNVSPQADNSFVITRGKKQCLFLYPQDEWDKIETEYRKLNSYVDDDDNFLHLLYECAEDVSLDSQSRIMIPPSLREFANIQSDVHVIGLLSKIEIWNPQLYVEYKKSIPESYEQIATKVMTSKG
- a CDS encoding BamA/TamA family outer membrane protein is translated as MRTLLFIFLFFFFVEFISAQIDVAEDSTTYTFPDSSFRLGEVSVFGNEDTKSFVILREMTIKQDSLITHEGVEYDRNRIYSLGLFNKVEMEVEPVSAVKANLNITVHERWFIYPYPIFGLRDRDWSKIYYGAGLAHTNFRGRNEKVFGSFALGYDPWVALSYRNPFLEESGTHFLEGRLVYNKVRNKSVQLQQQHGDFDEQHFLFSATVGKRLGTMHTVWVNLGYRIVDIPENLFSGNQSGKNRFLQGSVGYTYDTRDLHEYPGFGTYTGISITKFGVPSTTIDFTHFNADYRRYIPLSSEFVLTARAFGVLTAGDEKPVYEHVYFGYGERLRGHFREVIEGENLFGVSTELHYTVLEPTYIKAEFLPKEFSLWRFGITAAAFADAGTVWFREQPAVPTPLPSGYGAGLHFLLPYSFVVRTEIAWNEFGKSEFIIDLGASF
- the rnc gene encoding ribonuclease III, which translates into the protein MNDFIRRILAWLREEQTSDSSSITAEINFERLQRVIKHRIKNKSLFSEALSHRSYINKPENGTLVSNERLEFLGDSVLNMVVGEYLFHRHASLPEGDLTKMRSRLVNRKALSAYAGLIDLQEFILIGASIPRSVERGLEKILADAYEALVAAIYLDGGFRAAEQFVQRQMVAAVEQRLVVTEDANFKSQLLEYSQAESLSIPRYVTIKEDGPDHDRVFTVEVYLGDEPYGVGMGKNKKDAEQAAAEKALQKFQLV